The following proteins are encoded in a genomic region of Entelurus aequoreus isolate RoL-2023_Sb linkage group LG01, RoL_Eaeq_v1.1, whole genome shotgun sequence:
- the LOC133629700 gene encoding uncharacterized protein LOC133629700, giving the protein MYSYAFTSTCIKHAESYTSSYHLGAPFRVPFHLITFIMNRDIAVVPSRWYDDRMVFWPSYKNTDRIERAALNEEQHEPNWPRFDVSVVRTCDNYKDALKIMQQYGKGCNTSDLQSEAENEELPEKRNRKPVRRLGDSDDSEEDPGNSDLTSLGLASQLHRQTPPSRRVPARVMSTCQLDSSTGDNFLAPHHGEGRIHMPSPAPALNMQRVTQGTAVPPRLPPPPSPAALNMWQTEEPGSSLAYRPTWRGERMADNISCSAPEVIHILSLLETIKHNQDQLIAKVL; this is encoded by the exons atgtattcatatgccttcaccagcacatgcattaaacatgcagagagttacacaag ttcttaccaccttggggcgccattcag ggtgccttttcatctgattacatttataatgaacagggacattgcggttgtcccaagtagatggtatgatgataggatggttttctggcccagctataaaaacaccgacagaattgaaagggccgctttaaatgaggagcagcacgagccaaactggccaagatttgacgtttctgttgtccgaacttgtg acaactacaaagacgcattaaaaataatgcaacaatatggaaagggctgcaacacctcagacctgcaatctgaggcagagaacgaggagctgccagaaaaaaggaacaggaagccagt ccgtcgtctcggggactcagatgatagcgaagaagacccgggaaatagtgacctcacatctctggggttggcaagccaattgcacaggcaga ctccaccgtctcgccgagtgccagcaagagtcatgagtacttgtcaactcgactcctcaactggagataactttctag cacctcaccatggggaaggacgcattcatatgccttcaccagcacctgcattaaacatgcagagagttacacaag gaacggcagtccctcctcgactccctccacccccctcaccagcagccctcaacatgtggcagacagaggagcctggatccagcctggcctacaggccaacatggcgaggggaaagaatggccgacaacatttcctgctctg cgcctgaggtaatccacatccttagcctgctggaaactattaagcacaaccaagaccagctgattgcgaag gtgctgtga